From a region of the Balaenoptera ricei isolate mBalRic1 chromosome 11, mBalRic1.hap2, whole genome shotgun sequence genome:
- the USP49 gene encoding ubiquitin carboxyl-terminal hydrolase 49 isoform X2, whose amino-acid sequence MDRCKHVGRLRLAQDHSILNPQKWCCRECATTESVWACLKCSHVACGRYIEDHALKHFEKTGHPLAMEVRDLYVFCYLCKDYVLNDNPEGDLKLLRSSLLAVRGQTQDPPLRRGRTLRSMASGEDAVPPQRAPQGQPQMLTALWYRRQRLLARTLRLWFEKTSRGQAKLEQRRRQEALERKNEAARQRRREVKRRLLEELASSPPRKSARLLLHAPRAAAPRAPAGPRPAPRRAPAMAPGVTGLRNLGNTCYMNSILQVLSHLRKFRECFLNLDPSKTEQLFPRAANGKAPLAGRPAGSSATELSPRSHGAEACELEGLCLNGGASLSRSLELIQNKEPSSKHISLCHELHTLFRVMWSGKWALVSPFAMLHSVWSLIPAFRGYDQQDAQEFLCELLHKVQQELESEGTKRRILIPFSQRKLTKQVLKVVNTIFHGQLLSQVTCVSCNYKSNTIEPFWDLSLEFPERYHCIEKGFIPLNQTQCLLTEMLAKFTETEALEGRIYACDQCNSKRRKSNPKPLVLSEARKQLMIYRLPQVLRLHLKRFRWSGRNHREKIGVHVVFDQVFGSTAMTQS is encoded by the exons ATGGATAGATGCAAACATGTAGGGCGGTTGCGGCTAGCCCAGGACCACTCCATCCTGAACCCACAGAAGTGGTGCTGCCGGGAGTGCGCCACCACCGAGTCCGTGTGGGCTTGTCTCAAGTGCTCGCACGTGGCCTGCGGCCGCTACATCGAAGATCACGCCCTCAAACACTTCGAAAAGACTGGACACCCGCTAGCCATGGAGGTCCGGGATCTCTACGTGTTCTGCTACCTGTGCAAGGACTACGTGCTCAACGACAACCCGGAAGGGGACCTCAAGCTGCTGAGAAGCTCCCTCTTGGCGGTCAGGGGCCAGACGCAGGACCCGCCGCTGAGACGCGGGCGGACGCTGCGGTCCATGGCCTCGGGCGAGGACGCCGTCCCGCCGCAGCGCGCTCCTCAGGGACAGCCGCAGATGCTCACGGCTCTGTGGTATCGGCGCCAGCGCCTGCTGGCCCGGACGCTGCGGCTCTGGTTCGAGAAGACCTCGCGAGGCCAGGCCAAGCTggagcagcggcggcggcaggaGGCGCTGGAACGCAAGAATGAGGCAGCGCGGCAGCGGCGGCGCGAGGTGAAGCGGCGGTTGCTGGAGGAGCTGGCCAGTTCCCCTCCGCGCAAGAGCGCGCGCCTGCTGCTGCACGCGCCCCGCGCCGCCGCGCCGCGCGCGCCCGCtgggccccgccccgcgccgcgcCGCGCGCCCGCCATGGCGCCGGGCGTCACGGGCCTGCGTAACCTGGGCAACACCTGCTACATGAACTCCATCCTCCAGGTGCTCAGCCACCTGCGCAAGTTCCGTGAGTGCTTCCTGAACCTCGACCCGTCCAAGACGGAGCAGCTGTTTCCCAGGGCCGCCAACGGCAAGGCCCCGCTCGCGGGCAGGCCGGCCGGCAGCTCGGCCACCGAACTGTCGCCCAGGAGCCACGGGGCCGAGGCCTGCGAGCTCGAGGGCCTCTGCTTGAATGGCGGGGCCTCCCTCAGCAGGAGCCTAGAACTCATCCAGAACAAGGAGCCCAGCTCGAAGCACATCTCCCTCTGCCACGAACTGCACACCCTCTTCCGCGTCATGTGGTCCGGGAAGTGGGCCCTGGTGTCGCCCTTCGCCATGCTTCACTCGGTGTGGAGCCTGATCCCCGCCTTCCGCGGCTACGACCAGCAGGACGCGCAGGAGTTTCTCTGCGAGTTGTTGCACAAAGTGCAGCAGGAACTCGAGTCCGAGGGCACCAAGCGCCGGATCCTCATCCCCTTCTCCCAGAGGAAGCTTACCAAACAGGTCTTAAAGGTGGTGAACACCATATTTCACGGGCAGCTACTCAGCCAG GTCACATGTGTATCATGCAATTACAAATCCAATACCATCGAGCCCTTTTGGGATCTGTCCCTGGAATTCCCTGAACGCTATCACTGCATAGAAAAGGGGTTTATCCCTTTGAATCAGACTCAGTGCCTGCTCACTGAGATGCTGGCCAAGTTCACAGAGACAGAGGCCCTGGAAGGGAGAATCTACGCTTGTGACCAATGTAACA GCAAACGACGAAAATCCAATCCAAAACCCCTTGTTCTGAGTGAAGCTAGAAAGCAGTTAATGATCTACAGACTACCTCAGGTCCTCCGGCTGCACCTTAAAAGATTCAG GTGGTCTGGCCGTAATCACCGAGAGAAGATTGGGGTCCATGTCGTCTTTGACCAG
- the USP49 gene encoding ubiquitin carboxyl-terminal hydrolase 49 isoform X1, with product MDRCKHVGRLRLAQDHSILNPQKWCCRECATTESVWACLKCSHVACGRYIEDHALKHFEKTGHPLAMEVRDLYVFCYLCKDYVLNDNPEGDLKLLRSSLLAVRGQTQDPPLRRGRTLRSMASGEDAVPPQRAPQGQPQMLTALWYRRQRLLARTLRLWFEKTSRGQAKLEQRRRQEALERKNEAARQRRREVKRRLLEELASSPPRKSARLLLHAPRAAAPRAPAGPRPAPRRAPAMAPGVTGLRNLGNTCYMNSILQVLSHLRKFRECFLNLDPSKTEQLFPRAANGKAPLAGRPAGSSATELSPRSHGAEACELEGLCLNGGASLSRSLELIQNKEPSSKHISLCHELHTLFRVMWSGKWALVSPFAMLHSVWSLIPAFRGYDQQDAQEFLCELLHKVQQELESEGTKRRILIPFSQRKLTKQVLKVVNTIFHGQLLSQVTCVSCNYKSNTIEPFWDLSLEFPERYHCIEKGFIPLNQTQCLLTEMLAKFTETEALEGRIYACDQCNSKRRKSNPKPLVLSEARKQLMIYRLPQVLRLHLKRFRWSGRNHREKIGVHVVFDQVLTMEPYCCRDMLSSLDKETFAYDLSAVVMHHGKGFGSGHYTAYCYNTEGGFWVHCNDSKLNVCSVKEVCKTQAYILFYTQRTVQGNARISETQLQTQVQSSNNDEGRPRTFP from the exons ATGGATAGATGCAAACATGTAGGGCGGTTGCGGCTAGCCCAGGACCACTCCATCCTGAACCCACAGAAGTGGTGCTGCCGGGAGTGCGCCACCACCGAGTCCGTGTGGGCTTGTCTCAAGTGCTCGCACGTGGCCTGCGGCCGCTACATCGAAGATCACGCCCTCAAACACTTCGAAAAGACTGGACACCCGCTAGCCATGGAGGTCCGGGATCTCTACGTGTTCTGCTACCTGTGCAAGGACTACGTGCTCAACGACAACCCGGAAGGGGACCTCAAGCTGCTGAGAAGCTCCCTCTTGGCGGTCAGGGGCCAGACGCAGGACCCGCCGCTGAGACGCGGGCGGACGCTGCGGTCCATGGCCTCGGGCGAGGACGCCGTCCCGCCGCAGCGCGCTCCTCAGGGACAGCCGCAGATGCTCACGGCTCTGTGGTATCGGCGCCAGCGCCTGCTGGCCCGGACGCTGCGGCTCTGGTTCGAGAAGACCTCGCGAGGCCAGGCCAAGCTggagcagcggcggcggcaggaGGCGCTGGAACGCAAGAATGAGGCAGCGCGGCAGCGGCGGCGCGAGGTGAAGCGGCGGTTGCTGGAGGAGCTGGCCAGTTCCCCTCCGCGCAAGAGCGCGCGCCTGCTGCTGCACGCGCCCCGCGCCGCCGCGCCGCGCGCGCCCGCtgggccccgccccgcgccgcgcCGCGCGCCCGCCATGGCGCCGGGCGTCACGGGCCTGCGTAACCTGGGCAACACCTGCTACATGAACTCCATCCTCCAGGTGCTCAGCCACCTGCGCAAGTTCCGTGAGTGCTTCCTGAACCTCGACCCGTCCAAGACGGAGCAGCTGTTTCCCAGGGCCGCCAACGGCAAGGCCCCGCTCGCGGGCAGGCCGGCCGGCAGCTCGGCCACCGAACTGTCGCCCAGGAGCCACGGGGCCGAGGCCTGCGAGCTCGAGGGCCTCTGCTTGAATGGCGGGGCCTCCCTCAGCAGGAGCCTAGAACTCATCCAGAACAAGGAGCCCAGCTCGAAGCACATCTCCCTCTGCCACGAACTGCACACCCTCTTCCGCGTCATGTGGTCCGGGAAGTGGGCCCTGGTGTCGCCCTTCGCCATGCTTCACTCGGTGTGGAGCCTGATCCCCGCCTTCCGCGGCTACGACCAGCAGGACGCGCAGGAGTTTCTCTGCGAGTTGTTGCACAAAGTGCAGCAGGAACTCGAGTCCGAGGGCACCAAGCGCCGGATCCTCATCCCCTTCTCCCAGAGGAAGCTTACCAAACAGGTCTTAAAGGTGGTGAACACCATATTTCACGGGCAGCTACTCAGCCAG GTCACATGTGTATCATGCAATTACAAATCCAATACCATCGAGCCCTTTTGGGATCTGTCCCTGGAATTCCCTGAACGCTATCACTGCATAGAAAAGGGGTTTATCCCTTTGAATCAGACTCAGTGCCTGCTCACTGAGATGCTGGCCAAGTTCACAGAGACAGAGGCCCTGGAAGGGAGAATCTACGCTTGTGACCAATGTAACA GCAAACGACGAAAATCCAATCCAAAACCCCTTGTTCTGAGTGAAGCTAGAAAGCAGTTAATGATCTACAGACTACCTCAGGTCCTCCGGCTGCACCTTAAAAGATTCAG GTGGTCTGGCCGTAATCACCGAGAGAAGATTGGGGTCCATGTCGTCTTTGACCAGGTATTAACCATGGAACCTTACTGCTGCAGGGACATGCTCTCCTCTCTTGACAAAGAGACCTTTGCCTATGATCTCTCCGCAGTGGTCATGCATCACGGGAAAGGGTTTGGCTCAGGACACTACACAGCCTATTGCTACAACACAGAGGGAG